TAGCTCTCGTATTCGGAAACGAAAAAAACGGCCTGACAGATGAAGAAATATCTGCCTGCACTGAGGCTTGCGCCATTCCCGGCAATCCGCAGAATCCCTCTTTGAATCTTTCTCATGCGGTTCAGCTCCTATGCTATGTTTTTTTCAGGCAATCGGCTGAACAAACCGGTTTAGCAACTCCAGTTCCTCTCTCCACCATAGAAAAACTGGCAGATACGGTTGAATCCACACTTCAGGAATCTGGTTATTACAACAAACCCGACCGCTTTAAGACCCGTTTATTCTTCCGGGATATTTTTGCAAGAGCCACTTTGTCAGAAAGAGAAGCGCGCCACCTCGAAAAAGTATTTCAGAAGCTGAAAAGTC
This genomic stretch from Oceanispirochaeta sp. harbors:
- a CDS encoding TrmH family RNA methyltransferase; the encoded protein is ALVFGNEKNGLTDEEISACTEACAIPGNPQNPSLNLSHAVQLLCYVFFRQSAEQTGLATPVPLSTIEKLADTVESTLQESGYYNKPDRFKTRLFFRDIFARATLSEREARHLEKVFQKLKSLKNPRIDSE